The Agrobacterium vitis genome has a segment encoding these proteins:
- a CDS encoding HlyD family type I secretion periplasmic adaptor subunit — MTKTLTLSPDEHRYAVRTTAEFLSESASILHRTPPKSARMTIATVAALITSAILLSVFMPVERVVSARGRVASEAPNTVVQPLETSIVREILVREGQDVKAGQLLATLDPTFSRADQTTASRQMASLSAEVERLKAEIDGRDYQPRDGDSFGKLQRRFFEARRSQYEASMSTFKAKISSLQTTQAQLQQELTVNRQRLSLSEESEAMKSALVEKKYASRADGLKAKDWVLEVTGTIREVEGKLESGAHDIQSVQSQMEDQAQQWRSDAMGQLVKQQVALNAAIEELNKADKRSDLIELKAPEDATVLQIGDISIGSVAQTAQKMFVLVPKAARLEVETEISTQDQGFIKVGQPVDIKLDAWPFARYGGLRGTVRAVSPDSLKVSRGDGAATQGASERTFYIAKITIDDPHLKSNPADFSLIAGMTLVTDVVVGDQTVAAYLFDRVVPVVSEGMREP; from the coding sequence ATGACGAAAACCTTGACGCTGTCGCCTGACGAGCATCGTTACGCGGTCCGCACGACAGCGGAATTCCTGTCCGAAAGCGCCAGCATCCTGCATCGCACCCCGCCCAAATCGGCGCGGATGACGATTGCCACGGTGGCGGCCCTGATCACCAGCGCGATCCTGCTGTCGGTGTTCATGCCGGTCGAGCGGGTGGTGAGCGCGCGGGGTCGCGTGGCGTCCGAGGCGCCCAATACCGTGGTGCAGCCGTTGGAAACCTCGATCGTTCGGGAAATCCTGGTGCGCGAAGGCCAGGACGTGAAGGCGGGGCAATTGCTGGCCACGCTCGATCCGACCTTTTCGCGTGCCGACCAGACCACGGCCAGCCGGCAGATGGCCAGCCTTTCGGCGGAAGTCGAGCGGCTGAAGGCGGAAATCGATGGGCGTGATTACCAGCCGCGCGACGGCGATAGTTTCGGCAAATTGCAGCGGCGGTTCTTTGAAGCCCGCCGGTCGCAATATGAAGCATCGATGTCAACCTTCAAGGCCAAGATCTCCTCCCTGCAAACCACGCAGGCCCAATTGCAGCAGGAACTCACGGTCAATCGCCAGCGCCTCTCACTCAGCGAGGAAAGCGAGGCGATGAAAAGCGCGCTGGTCGAGAAGAAATATGCATCGAGAGCCGATGGCCTGAAGGCCAAGGACTGGGTGTTGGAAGTCACCGGCACGATCCGCGAAGTTGAGGGCAAGCTGGAAAGCGGTGCCCATGATATTCAATCGGTGCAATCGCAGATGGAAGATCAGGCCCAGCAATGGCGCTCCGACGCCATGGGTCAGCTTGTCAAGCAGCAGGTGGCGTTGAATGCGGCCATCGAGGAGTTGAACAAGGCCGATAAGCGTTCCGACCTGATCGAATTGAAAGCGCCGGAAGACGCAACCGTGCTTCAGATCGGCGATATTTCCATCGGTTCGGTGGCGCAGACAGCGCAGAAAATGTTCGTGCTGGTACCGAAGGCCGCCCGGCTTGAAGTGGAAACGGAAATCTCCACTCAGGATCAGGGCTTTATCAAGGTCGGCCAGCCGGTCGATATCAAGCTCGATGCCTGGCCTTTTGCCCGCTATGGCGGCTTGCGTGGCACGGTCCGGGCCGTCAGCCCCGACAGTCTGAAAGTTTCTCGCGGCGATGGCGCGGCAACGCAAGGCGCATCCGAGCGGACATTCTATATTGCCAAGATCACCATTGACGACCCGCATCTGAAAAGCAATCCGGCCGATTTCAGCCTGATTGCCGGGATGACGCTGGTGACCGATGTCGTCGTCGGTGACCAGACCGTGGCTGCCTATCTGTTTGACCGGGTTGTACCTGTTGTGAGCGAGGGAATGCGCGAACCATGA
- a CDS encoding tetratricopeptide repeat protein, with product MKQLLSFVPFFVRGAAIRQAYRHGMKKLGAGRMPLAASALRKAAKGGHVGASYELARLYETGRGVISDLAEARRLARYAADAGHVGAMALTARLYLISPRQDMPSSPAALRLYGDVMQLVCEPELARDYALRAHEHGNVDGSALAGYLLASGIGGEADPHTALICYEPAVTAGNVRAHLGMGTLLAGGHLGEVDYARALPYFKYAAAAGNSTARHYLAMQYLNGLGTTPDEEKALRLLSAAAAKGYRSSIEELAKYYLHEAYPERDRARGVRWLTALGRMGDRRACRDLERRYRHGIDVKASSVEAVMWLEKAALKGDVAAQFQMAVVAATGAGEGEGDLNQARIWFEMAAENGHALAMVNLGRFRMKGIGGIVDLDGAQNMLELAVEAGEMAAYAVLGEFHAYYADPSDVEAAREILMHGVEKEDAVCKDILARLEEKLLAKVA from the coding sequence ATGAAGCAATTGCTGTCTTTTGTGCCCTTTTTTGTCCGAGGCGCGGCAATCCGGCAGGCGTATCGCCATGGCATGAAAAAGCTTGGGGCGGGCCGGATGCCGCTGGCCGCAAGCGCCCTGCGCAAGGCGGCCAAGGGCGGCCATGTCGGGGCATCCTATGAACTGGCCCGGCTTTATGAAACGGGGCGCGGGGTGATTTCCGATCTGGCTGAAGCCCGCAGGTTGGCGCGTTATGCCGCCGATGCGGGGCATGTCGGTGCCATGGCGCTGACGGCCCGGCTCTATCTGATTTCACCGCGTCAGGACATGCCGTCGTCTCCGGCGGCTTTGCGACTTTATGGCGATGTCATGCAACTGGTTTGCGAGCCCGAACTGGCCCGTGACTATGCGCTTCGCGCCCATGAGCACGGCAATGTCGATGGGTCGGCACTGGCCGGTTATCTTCTGGCGTCCGGCATTGGCGGCGAGGCCGATCCGCATACGGCGCTGATCTGCTATGAGCCAGCGGTGACAGCTGGCAATGTGCGGGCGCATCTGGGCATGGGAACGCTGCTGGCCGGGGGGCATTTGGGCGAAGTGGATTATGCCCGCGCCCTGCCTTACTTCAAATATGCGGCAGCAGCGGGCAATAGTACGGCGCGCCATTACCTCGCCATGCAATATCTGAACGGCCTTGGCACCACACCCGATGAGGAGAAGGCGCTGCGCCTGCTCAGCGCTGCTGCCGCCAAAGGCTACCGCTCCTCCATCGAGGAACTGGCGAAATATTATCTGCACGAAGCCTATCCCGAGCGGGATCGCGCCCGGGGCGTGCGCTGGCTGACGGCGCTTGGCCGCATGGGCGACCGGCGCGCCTGCCGTGACCTCGAGCGGCGTTATCGCCATGGCATCGACGTCAAGGCCAGTTCGGTGGAAGCGGTGATGTGGCTGGAAAAGGCAGCGCTGAAGGGCGATGTCGCCGCGCAGTTCCAGATGGCGGTGGTTGCCGCGACCGGTGCAGGCGAAGGTGAGGGCGATCTCAACCAGGCGCGGATCTGGTTTGAAATGGCGGCTGAAAACGGTCATGCCCTCGCCATGGTCAATCTGGGACGGTTCCGAATGAAGGGCATTGGTGGCATCGTCGATCTCGATGGCGCGCAAAATATGCTGGAACTGGCTGTCGAGGCTGGCGAAATGGCGGCCTATGCGGTGCTGGGCGAATTCCACGCCTATTACGCCGATCCCTCGGATGTCGAGGCCGCCCGCGAGATCCTGATGCACGGCGTCGAAAAAGAAGATGCCGTCTGCAAGGATATTTTGGCGCGGCTGGAAGAAAAGCTGTTGGCCAAGGTTGCCTGA
- a CDS encoding SLC13 family permease, which yields MTTQQILAFAVIGLMMVAFMWDRIRYDVVAGLTLLAAVALGLVPADKAFSGFSDDIVIIVGSALVVSAGVARSGLVDAAIKRFFPNLTSMRAQILLLVLTVTVLSAFIKNIGALAIMMPVAFQFSKKSGTPVSAFLMPMAFGALLGGLMTQIGTSPNIVVSKLRGELTGTPFTMFDFTPVGAILAVAGVIFLMLFYWLVPKRQNQNPTLQEALGNSNFSTEATLPEGSALSGKPLRDLLKTTAGEVIATAILRGHSRISPFPDMVLKEQDTLLLEGPSDALDRLVSQSGLKLSGREIGSGGEITAIEAVVGPGSPLEGLTARDVSLFNTYGINLLAVSRRGKRLKERLAHVALRAGDVVVLQGRRTALPAVLQTLDCLPLAEREILLGTSRSALIPVLILIAAMGSTAVGLAPVPVAFFAAALAMVVFRVIPLNDFYQAVDGPILVMLAALIPVSDTLRSTGGTDVIAGWLGHVAHGLPPYGALALILVTAMAVTPFLNNAATVLVMAPIAASFAHNLGFRPDAFLMAVAIGAGCDFLTPIGHQCNTLVMGPGGYKFSDYPRLGLPLSLLIILVAIPALIVVWPLK from the coding sequence ATGACGACTCAACAGATTTTGGCTTTCGCCGTCATCGGCCTGATGATGGTTGCCTTCATGTGGGACCGTATCCGCTACGATGTGGTGGCGGGGCTGACCCTTCTGGCAGCCGTTGCCCTTGGCCTTGTGCCAGCCGATAAGGCTTTTTCCGGGTTCAGTGACGATATCGTTATCATCGTCGGCAGTGCTCTGGTGGTTAGCGCCGGGGTGGCGCGGTCGGGTCTGGTCGATGCTGCGATCAAACGCTTCTTTCCCAACCTGACATCGATGCGCGCCCAGATCCTGCTTCTGGTGCTGACGGTGACAGTGCTGTCGGCCTTCATCAAGAATATCGGCGCATTGGCCATCATGATGCCGGTCGCTTTCCAGTTCTCGAAGAAGTCAGGGACGCCGGTCTCCGCCTTCCTGATGCCGATGGCGTTTGGCGCGCTTTTGGGCGGGTTAATGACCCAGATCGGCACTTCGCCCAATATTGTCGTGTCCAAGCTGCGAGGCGAACTGACCGGCACGCCTTTCACCATGTTCGACTTCACCCCTGTCGGCGCGATCCTGGCCGTTGCCGGGGTGATTTTCCTGATGCTGTTCTATTGGCTGGTGCCCAAGCGCCAAAACCAGAACCCGACTTTGCAGGAAGCGCTCGGCAATTCCAATTTCTCTACTGAGGCGACCCTACCCGAAGGCTCTGCGTTATCAGGCAAGCCGCTGCGCGATCTGTTGAAAACCACCGCCGGCGAAGTGATCGCCACCGCCATCCTGCGCGGCCACAGCCGTATTTCGCCTTTCCCGGATATGGTGTTGAAAGAGCAGGACACATTGCTGCTGGAGGGACCATCCGATGCGCTTGACCGGCTGGTCAGCCAATCCGGCTTGAAACTGTCGGGCCGGGAGATCGGTTCGGGCGGTGAAATCACTGCCATCGAGGCGGTGGTCGGGCCGGGGTCGCCGCTGGAAGGCCTGACGGCCCGCGATGTTTCTCTGTTCAATACCTATGGCATCAACCTCCTGGCCGTCAGCCGCCGCGGCAAGCGGCTGAAGGAGCGGCTGGCGCATGTGGCCTTGCGCGCTGGTGATGTCGTCGTGCTCCAGGGCCGGCGCACCGCCCTGCCAGCCGTATTGCAGACTCTGGATTGTCTGCCGCTGGCAGAGCGCGAAATCCTGCTCGGCACCAGCCGCAGCGCGCTTATCCCGGTGCTGATCCTGATTGCCGCGATGGGATCAACCGCAGTCGGTCTGGCACCGGTGCCGGTTGCCTTCTTTGCCGCTGCCCTGGCGATGGTGGTGTTCCGGGTCATCCCGCTCAACGATTTCTATCAGGCTGTCGATGGTCCGATCCTCGTCATGCTGGCGGCACTGATCCCGGTCAGCGATACTCTGCGCAGTACGGGTGGAACCGATGTCATTGCCGGTTGGCTTGGCCATGTTGCCCATGGGCTGCCGCCTTACGGTGCGCTGGCGCTGATCCTGGTGACCGCCATGGCGGTAACGCCGTTTCTCAACAACGCCGCTACAGTTCTGGTCATGGCGCCGATAGCCGCCAGCTTTGCCCATAATCTCGGCTTCCGGCCCGACGCCTTTCTGATGGCGGTGGCAATTGGCGCCGGTTGTGATTTCCTGACACCGATCGGTCATCAATGCAACACGTTGGTGATGGGGCCGGGCGGCTATAAATTCAGTGATTATCCACGCCTTGGCCTGCCGCTGTCGCTGTTGATCATTCTTGTTGCTATCCCGGCACTGATCGTCGTCTGGCCATTGAAATAG
- the gltX gene encoding glutamate--tRNA ligase: MTTSGVRVRIAPSPTGEPHVGTAYIALFNYLFAKKHGGEFILRIEDTDATRSTAEFEQKVLDALKWTGLTWAEGPDVGGPYGPYRQSERKDTYRPFVDKMVAEGNAFRCFCTPARLDQMREAQRAAGKPPGYDGLCLHLKAEEVDARVAAGEPHVVRLKIPTEGSCDFHDGVYGDVSIPWDSVDMQVLLKADGMPTYHMANVVDDHLMKITHVARGEEWLASVPKHILIYKYLGLEPPVFMHLSLMRNADKSKLSKRKNPTSISYYSALGYLPEALMNFLGLFFMQIAEGEELLTMDELIAKFDPDNLSKAGAIFDIQKLDWLNGRWLREKLTPDEFLGRVLTWASENDRLTEGLKLAQSRITKLGELPPLAGFLLANDVGLTPASFGGLKTSPAETLEIVTTVQADLEKILEWNVATIEEELRAIADRLAKKLRVVTPPLFVAVSGSQRSLPLFDSMALLGRSVVRQRLKVAIQVLTSMAGAA, encoded by the coding sequence ATGACCACTTCCGGCGTCCGCGTCCGTATCGCTCCTTCTCCCACCGGTGAACCGCATGTCGGCACAGCCTATATCGCGCTGTTCAACTATCTGTTCGCCAAGAAACATGGTGGCGAGTTCATTTTGCGCATCGAGGATACCGATGCGACCCGCTCGACGGCGGAATTTGAACAGAAAGTGCTGGACGCTCTGAAATGGACCGGCCTGACCTGGGCGGAAGGCCCGGATGTTGGCGGTCCCTACGGTCCATACCGCCAGTCCGAGCGCAAGGACACCTATCGTCCTTTCGTCGATAAAATGGTGGCTGAAGGTAATGCGTTCCGCTGTTTCTGCACGCCCGCCCGGCTGGACCAGATGCGCGAAGCGCAGCGCGCCGCGGGCAAGCCGCCCGGCTATGACGGTCTCTGCTTGCATTTGAAGGCGGAAGAAGTCGATGCCCGCGTTGCCGCAGGCGAGCCGCATGTCGTGCGCCTGAAAATCCCAACCGAAGGCTCCTGTGATTTCCATGACGGCGTCTATGGCGACGTGTCGATCCCGTGGGACAGCGTCGATATGCAGGTTCTGCTGAAAGCAGACGGCATGCCGACCTATCACATGGCAAATGTGGTCGATGACCACCTGATGAAGATCACCCATGTGGCGCGCGGCGAGGAATGGCTGGCCTCCGTGCCGAAGCATATCCTGATCTACAAATATCTCGGTCTTGAACCGCCGGTGTTCATGCATCTCAGCCTGATGCGCAATGCCGACAAATCCAAGTTGTCGAAGCGCAAGAACCCGACCTCGATTTCCTATTATTCCGCCCTTGGCTACCTGCCCGAAGCGCTGATGAATTTCCTTGGCCTGTTCTTCATGCAAATCGCCGAGGGCGAAGAGCTGCTGACGATGGACGAGCTGATCGCCAAGTTCGACCCCGACAATCTCTCCAAGGCGGGTGCGATCTTCGATATCCAGAAGCTCGACTGGCTGAACGGACGCTGGCTGCGCGAAAAGCTGACGCCGGACGAATTCTTAGGCCGTGTTCTGACCTGGGCCAGCGAAAACGACAGGCTGACGGAAGGCCTGAAGCTCGCCCAGAGCCGGATCACCAAGCTTGGCGAATTACCGCCACTGGCAGGCTTCCTGCTGGCCAATGATGTCGGCCTGACGCCTGCTTCCTTCGGCGGATTGAAGACCAGCCCGGCGGAAACGCTTGAGATCGTCACCACCGTTCAGGCTGATCTCGAAAAGATCCTCGAATGGAATGTTGCGACGATCGAAGAAGAGTTGCGGGCCATTGCCGACCGGTTAGCTAAGAAGCTGCGGGTCGTGACCCCACCGCTCTTCGTTGCCGTTTCCGGCAGCCAGCGGTCGCTGCCGCTGTTTGACAGCATGGCGCTGCTGGGGCGTTCCGTGGTGCGCCAGCGCCTCAAGGTGGCCATTCAGGTCTTGACCTCCATGGCGGGCGCGGCCTGA